One Jeotgalibaca porci genomic region harbors:
- the infB gene encoding translation initiation factor IF-2 has translation MGTKKVYEFAKEHNVSSKELMQKAKDVGINFQSHMSIMGDEDINKMNKAMNNNNGAQGNKTTKPAQGQGTPKPKQTNRPTTSQAPAKKTAGEATTSTTNTNRSASKPAANRGPQGQGQNRTQGGGYKGNNKGGFNKRGNRNNRNKNRTPKAPVPQRKFRELPEVFVYTEGMNIQDVAKKLHREPAEIIKKLFMMGIVATQNQPLDSETLELIATDYGIDSEEKVEVDISDLLVHFESESDEEESVTRPPVVTIMGHVDHGKTTLLDSLRNTKVSLSEAGGITQHIGAYQVQVDGKPITFLDTPGHAAFTTMRARGADITDITIIVVAADDGVMPQTVEAINHAKAADVPIIVAVNKIDKPTANPERVMQELTEYGLIPEAWGGETIFVNISAKFGEGIEELLEMIVLVSEVQELKANPNRLAVGSVIEARLDKSKGPISTLLVQQGTLKIGDPIVVGNTFGRVRVMLNDQGRRVKVATPSTPVEITGLNEAPQAGDLFAVFEDEKTARSVGEERASRAQQESRSKQNRVTIDNLFSSLSEGDLKEVAVIIKGDVQGSVEALAGSLQKIEVEGVRVRIIHSAVGAINESDVTLAAASNAIMIGFNVRATPQAQVQADQENVDIRLHRIIYNAIDEIETAMKGMLDPEYEEKITGQVQIRETFTVSKVGTIGGGFVIDGVIKRSSQVRVIRDNIVIYDGELASLKRFKDDVREVKNGFECGLMVENYNDIRVDDVIEAYEMVEIVRK, from the coding sequence GTGGGGACGAAAAAAGTCTACGAATTTGCGAAAGAGCATAATGTTTCTAGTAAAGAACTTATGCAAAAAGCGAAAGATGTTGGAATTAACTTTCAAAGCCATATGTCAATAATGGGAGATGAGGATATTAATAAGATGAATAAAGCAATGAATAATAACAATGGAGCGCAAGGGAATAAAACGACTAAACCTGCTCAAGGGCAAGGTACTCCAAAACCAAAACAAACGAACCGTCCAACGACTTCTCAAGCGCCAGCTAAGAAGACTGCTGGAGAAGCAACGACTTCAACGACGAACACAAATCGTTCAGCAAGTAAGCCAGCTGCTAACCGTGGTCCACAAGGGCAAGGCCAAAACAGAACACAAGGTGGCGGATACAAAGGTAACAACAAAGGCGGCTTTAACAAACGCGGTAACCGTAACAACCGTAATAAGAACCGTACGCCAAAAGCACCGGTTCCACAAAGAAAATTCCGTGAATTACCAGAAGTATTTGTTTATACAGAAGGTATGAACATTCAGGATGTTGCTAAGAAACTTCACCGTGAGCCAGCAGAAATCATCAAAAAATTGTTTATGATGGGAATTGTTGCAACACAAAACCAACCACTTGACTCTGAAACGCTTGAACTAATCGCAACCGATTACGGAATCGACTCAGAAGAAAAAGTAGAAGTTGATATCTCAGACTTGTTAGTGCATTTTGAGAGTGAAAGTGATGAAGAAGAATCAGTAACACGTCCACCAGTTGTAACAATCATGGGACACGTTGACCATGGTAAAACAACATTGCTGGATTCCTTACGCAATACAAAAGTAAGCTTGAGTGAAGCGGGCGGTATTACGCAACATATTGGTGCATACCAAGTTCAAGTAGACGGCAAGCCAATTACATTCTTGGATACTCCTGGTCACGCGGCGTTTACGACAATGCGTGCACGTGGGGCAGACATTACTGATATTACAATTATTGTTGTTGCAGCTGATGACGGGGTAATGCCTCAAACAGTTGAAGCAATCAACCATGCGAAAGCAGCGGATGTTCCAATTATTGTTGCAGTGAACAAAATTGACAAACCAACTGCGAATCCTGAACGTGTTATGCAAGAATTAACTGAATACGGGCTAATCCCTGAAGCTTGGGGCGGCGAAACTATTTTTGTTAATATCTCTGCTAAATTTGGTGAGGGTATCGAAGAATTGTTGGAAATGATTGTGTTGGTTTCTGAAGTTCAAGAACTGAAAGCAAACCCTAATCGTTTGGCTGTTGGTAGTGTAATTGAAGCACGTCTTGACAAATCGAAAGGTCCTATTTCAACGCTTCTTGTCCAACAAGGAACACTGAAAATCGGTGATCCAATCGTAGTCGGAAACACATTCGGTCGTGTTCGGGTTATGCTGAACGATCAAGGACGTCGTGTTAAAGTTGCGACACCATCTACACCTGTTGAAATTACGGGATTAAACGAAGCACCACAAGCTGGTGATTTGTTTGCTGTATTCGAAGACGAAAAAACAGCTCGTTCTGTTGGTGAAGAAAGAGCATCACGTGCACAACAAGAGTCACGTTCGAAACAAAACCGCGTTACAATTGATAACTTGTTCTCAAGCTTGAGCGAGGGCGACTTGAAAGAAGTTGCTGTTATCATCAAAGGTGACGTACAAGGTTCTGTTGAAGCTTTGGCAGGAAGTCTACAAAAAATTGAAGTGGAAGGCGTACGCGTTCGTATCATCCACTCAGCAGTAGGTGCGATTAACGAAAGTGACGTTACACTTGCAGCAGCAAGTAATGCGATCATGATTGGTTTCAACGTACGTGCAACACCGCAAGCTCAAGTACAAGCAGATCAAGAAAACGTAGATATTCGTCTACACCGTATTATCTATAACGCAATCGACGAAATCGAAACAGCGATGAAAGGGATGCTTGACCCTGAGTACGAAGAAAAAATCACAGGACAAGTTCAAATCCGTGAAACATTTACAGTTTCTAAAGTTGGTACAATCGGTGGTGGATTCGTTATTGACGGAGTCATCAAACGTAGCAGTCAAGTCCGCGTTATTCGTGATAACATTGTTATCTACGATGGCGAATTGGCAAGCTTGAAACGCTTCAAAGATGACGTTCGTGAAGTTAAGAACGGTTTTGAATGTGGTTTGATGGTTGAAAACTATAATGATATCCGCGTTGACGATGTGATTGAAGCATATGAAATGGTTGAAATCGTTAGAAAATAA
- the rbfA gene encoding 30S ribosome-binding factor RbfA, producing MANYRAGRIKQEILREVNDILNKNVKDPRVQDVTLTDAEVTGDLQIATLYYSTLSDLASERQKVQQGLEKATGIVRKELGSRLSVYRTPEIIFKRDESIDYGNRIEELIRKMKEEELD from the coding sequence ATGGCTAACTACAGAGCTGGAAGAATTAAACAAGAAATTCTTCGCGAAGTGAATGACATTTTAAATAAAAATGTTAAAGACCCACGTGTCCAAGATGTTACATTAACGGACGCAGAAGTTACTGGAGATTTACAAATTGCAACGTTGTACTACAGTACATTAAGTGATTTAGCCAGTGAACGTCAAAAAGTGCAACAAGGTTTGGAAAAAGCGACAGGGATTGTTCGTAAAGAATTGGGCTCACGCTTATCCGTATACCGCACACCTGAAATCATTTTCAAACGTGATGAATCAATCGATTACGGTAACCGTATCGAAGAATTAATCCGGAAAATGAAAGAAGAAGAACTAGACTAA